Genomic segment of Cytobacillus suaedae:
TAGAAAAAAATGATTTACAAGTGTGTAAGCCGAATTCGGAGTTATTTTCCTTTTGTTAAGGGGGAGGATTATACATGAATCTTGAGAGATTAATTTTAATAGTGGTATTCATAGTCTCGGTCTTCTCAATTATCTTTTTAATACCACGTAATAAGGCAAGGGAAGCATGGGTCCTATTATTATTTCTTCAGGTCATTACCTGGCCGGCTGGTTTGTTTGTTGTAGAAATGGGATGGATTGAATATCCGATCCAATTATTAAAAGATGCTAACCAGTTTAATCGTACTAGCTTGACTTTTGAGTTTTTCGTTTTTCCAATTGTAGCTATTATGTTTAGTTTGTATTATCCAAAAGTTAGTAAGTTTGGAGTCATGATTTATTATGTATGTTTTGCTGGTTTTTTTACGATTATTGAGTCGATACTTGAAAAAACAACCAGGCTTGTGGAATATCACGAGTGGACATGGTATTGGACATTAATTACAGTCATCATCTCTTTATTTTTAAACCATAACTATTATCTGTGGTACAAACAAAAAATGATCAAGGTGAAAACTAATGAGTAAGGAATTTTACATTTTAGCTTTTTTATGGATTATTTCTATTATTACATTGTTAAGCATCTCAAAAGGAAAGATGCGCTTGACTCAAATAACTTTCTTATTTACCCAAGCATTAGCATGGGTATTTGAATACATCCTTGTCTTCTTTAAATTAGTAGAATTTCCTTATAGGGAATTCGAGGTTGCGACAAAGATGAGTTTTTCACTATATTATGTAATTTTTCCTGTGGTTGGTGTTTTGTTTATCCTGTTTTACCCCACAACTAGTAGAAAAGGTAAGGTGTTCTTCTATTATTTATTTTTCTCGATGTTGATACCAACTTTTTCTTCATTTGCAGAAAAATATACAAAGCTTTTTCTATTTGTAAACTGGAACTGGAGTGTCCATGTACTTGCAGACTTAATTATCTTTTATATTTTGAAGCAATTTATATTCTGGTTTCGTAGAGGTATAGTTAGTTGATTGTAAGTACTATTAGTAAAGTCTTGTATAGGAATAAAATTAAAGCGCCTTTTTAGCATTTGAATTAGCATACCAATGAACATAGTTCAAAGGTATGCTTTTTTCGTTAATCTGTGAACAAATTTAAAGATAAAAAGGATACTATAGGGGAAAAAACACTCCCAATTGTATCCTATAAAAATATATCACTTGTAGTTACTATTATGCTTCTAACCATTTTTGTGACCACTTTTCCATCTCTCGCATGAGAGGTTCAAGGTCTGTTCCTTTTTCGGTCAATGAATACTCGATTCTAACAGGAGTTTCTGGAAACACTTCTCGCTTTACAATCTTTTCGTTTTCCAGATCCTTTAACCTTTCTGATAGGACCCTACCACTAACACCAATTGATGATTCAATCGTGCAAAAACGCTGTGGACCAGTTAGAAGTTGGTAAATAATTAACCCCGTCCATCGTTGGCTCAACAATCCCATCGCTTTTTCAAATCTAGGGCAAATCGGCTTATTCAATTAAATCATCTCCTTACTCATATAGTATAAACTGGTTCAATAAATTATTAAATTATTTCTTATAAAAAAGTTACTTGACTACACTAAATTATAATAATACACTTACTTACATAAAGTAACTAACTAATAAACCGTGCAAATTATCATAAAATCATCAGGAGGTAACGAAAATGGATTTTCATCGTGAACCGATTACATTTGTAGGCCAAGTAAATCTAAAGATACAAAACTTAGAACGTTCTATCTCTTTTTATAAAGAAGTCATTGGCTTTAAGGTATTGGAACAAACGTCAAATTTCGCAACATTAAGTGCCGATGGAAAAACGACTTTATTAACAATTGAACAACCAGATAATGTAGT
This window contains:
- a CDS encoding helix-turn-helix transcriptional regulator; this encodes MNKPICPRFEKAMGLLSQRWTGLIIYQLLTGPQRFCTIESSIGVSGRVLSERLKDLENEKIVKREVFPETPVRIEYSLTEKGTDLEPLMREMEKWSQKWLEA